The Lycium barbarum isolate Lr01 chromosome 11, ASM1917538v2, whole genome shotgun sequence genome contains the following window.
GCAGTTCTAGTGACTAATATCAAGTGTTGTGTGAAATTTTAAAGAGAGGAAATTTCAGATGCACCGAGAGATCTGTCGGGGTGGAAGCGCAGCTAAGTAATCTAGCTTCAGTAACACAAGTTATTGATCCTAAACTTCATCACCACTTAGGTATGATCTTTCCCCTTTAATATATACGTACAGATTCCAGTAAGCAGACGTCGTCTCATTTCTTCTTGAAATACTAACATTGGATCTCATTCTGATCTTGCCCCACAGAGACATTAGGTGGAGGTGATTACCTATTTGCTATTCGGATGCTCATGGTTTTGTTCCGTCGAGAATTCTCTTTTGGCGATTCATTATATCTTTGGGAGGTAGGATTACTCTCTTGAATAAAATGAGAATTGACATAACTAGCCGCCCACCAAAATAACAGCCAACGAATGTATATTTTCTTGTATATtagtgtataaaaaatatattaatgtATAATTTACATAAAATACACATTTTTGATACATAATAGCGCATATTTTTTGTACATTTGGGTAgcgaatgtaattatttttggcCGACCGGCCAAAAGTGTAACATCTGGACCTGCTAGTTGATGGCTTTTCCATTTGGTTGTCTGAAAAGTAACTTTTGATTTGAATTTATCATTCCTTCCTATGATGcgcatgtatacacatatatgaTCTTCCTATTATTCTTTTATCatgtttaaatttttaatttctCGGTCATCACCTTTTTCGCAACAGATGATGTGGGCCCTGGAGTATGATCCCGACTTGTTTCTTATGTACGAAGACCCTGACTCTGCTGAAAAATCTGAAGGATCAAAAGGAAGAGCAAAATCGACACGCCAGTGTGGGAAATTTGAAAGAGAGAATTTGAAAAATGGAGGCAAAGGTGCTGAAGCTCCCCTCCCAATTTCCGTTTTCCTAGTAGCTAGTGTTCTAAAAGACAAGAGCACAAAGTTGCTGACAGAAGCTAAAGGACTGGACGACGTTGTTAAGGTTGGTTTGAAAAGTACATAAATTTAACTTTCTATTGTGATCTCTTACTTGAGAGTCTTTCTGTTCTAACCTCATTTAATGGAAATGTGCCGTTGATGGAAGAAAAATCTTTCGAATATTATTTTAATAATCTGTTTTAATTATAACAGATACTGAATGACATCGCCGGAAACCTGGACGCCAAAAAGGCTTGCACGGGTGCAATGAAACTTCACAAGAAATATCTTAAAAAGGTAATATCCCGAAGCAGTTAATGGATACATGTAAAATGTCCATCTAACTCAGTTGAAACATTACAAGTATTAACTCCCTCCCGTCCTATTAATTTGTCACATTTGCTAAACATAGTTCCAAAATACTTGTTTTTAGAAAATCAAGGAAgaattaatttcttttttcaattttaaCCTTACTACTCAAATAAAtactctagaaaaaaaaaaagatcgtgAGATAGCTTAACTAAGAAAAAATTAGTCAATTAACTCTTTATTATTAATGTTTTCTTAAAGGGTGTTTAAAATGCTAAAGTGACAAGTAAATAGGACTCGGGCGGAGGAGTATAAAATTATAAACATTGCAAGATTATCTGCAGTATCATTTCTTGTAGACCAATTATGAATTTTCATTTTCTAATGATGATTGCTTAAAACAGGCGGCCAATGGCAACAGGTAACGAAAAGAAAAGCCAACACAAGCGCGCTACGCAATTCATAAGCCATGGAGCTCATGTAAAATAACATTTGTGATGGTACTTTCCCTGTTCTCTCCAATGAGCTTAATGTTGCAACAGTATTGTTGCAGGGTAAGAATGCTATCGTGATTTTTGATATACGGATTTTTTGGCCATGTTGAGGAAGAGTGACTGCTTTTGTATACATACTATGGCTTGATTTGTTAAGGGGCAATGCAAATTTCCATTTGTCATCCAGCCCCAAATTGAGAGTCGTCTTGTATACTAAGACACTCTTCCATAGGTTGTAAcataacacttttttttttactaggTTATAATGAAATTATTATAATTAGTATAAGAAGCCAGTTACCCAAGAGACAAAAGAAGTGGTATTGCTGAGAAAGAGCAGAAGACAGTTCTCCTCCATGTTCTTTTTTATGATAAACTGACATAAATAACCACTCACCCAAAAACTAGCCggcaaatgtatatatatatgctagcAGATTTAAATATTTTTGGCCGAGCAGCCAAATGTGTAACTTCCAACTTTTTATATTATAGAATTACAGAGACAAAGATGAAATCATGCATAGAAATGGCTACACTGACGAAAAATTATCAAAAATGAGTTAATGGAACATTATTGTCCTGACTCAGATTCTATGATAAATCTTttggatacaaaaaaaaaaaaaaaaaaaaccttcaacGTGTTGTAATACGTTGTACATGAGAGAAAACCGGTCCTTTAATCACAGCGTTAGCACTCGTAGTTTGTTAGCATAATTTAACTTGTTATACTAAGTTACTATATCAGACGGCATATGAAAAGTAATACTCCTTGTAGGTCAAACTTTTAACTCGAGAAACAAAGTGAAGAAATGCATAACTATGGATTCATTTATGGGATTCTTAAATAAGGATTACAAATAATTAAATTTAGTGAGGATGATTCCGTCTATAATTAAAAGATGGTAGATGGTATGTTCCTACAAGTGTTGACAGCGTCCTTAGTCTCCGGATAAATATAAATCACTAAATCTTCAAATGATGCAGTGTCTAACAGTGTTTACTACCCTTTTGTGGGTGCTgctagctctgataccaatttgtggGGTCCAGACCCACAATTTTTGActttgccaaaagaagaaaaatttggCACCGACCAAATTGCAGAGTTTGTCAAAAAGTGATACCAATTCGTGGGGTCCAGACCCACAATTTTTGACTttgccaaaggaagaaaaatttGGTACCGGCCAAATTGCAGAGTTTGTCAAAAAGAGTTGCAAAAAGGTTGAATTTGGCACCGGCCAAATTAAATGCAAGGTTGAAGAATTGGCACAGGCCAATTAATGCCAAGAGGAAAAATTGCACActccatccctataaatagggagctCTCTTTCAGTTTAATTACACACAccaaaaatctcagacaatacatctgagtgagagcaaagtgaggtataccatagactgtgtaagaaaatagtctgtgaagaaaaatagagtgtgagtgatattgtagtgaggtgggaaaaatcaaaagtgtgttttttctttttgagtgtgtagtggtctttggagtatttatactcgtgactacacagtgtaaaattccttactatagttatagtgatatcagctgctcctcttggccgtggtttttcccttattcagaagggtttccacgtaaaatcttagtgtcattattgctgcattttattcttgctgatttaaccataagttattgttccgcgtttatcactaataccgtgaatattatttttgcaggtctattttattcccaacaagtggtatcagagccaaggttctgtctgagtatgctctgtggttgcagcacagtctgaacttccacatcagaaaagaattactttggtcttcgaataaaatagtatttgtatttgtgataaacgatggaagccaacactagtagaataaATCCatacatcatatcatcatatcatattattATAAAAGGGAGAAGCTCCAAACTCAAAAGTTGAATTACTAAAATGTCCATCAAAAGTTGATGGACCTTTTTACCCTTTAATCAAAATCATACTAATTAAATGTTCTACATTAATATTGTACAATAATGTAGAGGATGTGCATAGCCATGATAAGATTGTTGAGCTTCTCTTACCCCCTACAATACGAATGGAACTATAATGTACAATGTATTTGGTTAGGATTTAATGCACAACGTACATGATACTCATTATGATTTGGAATGGTACATAGTATTTTTCAGAATCCATAAATTATCAGACTTTAATGAGTCCTGAGTGGTTCTCATTTGTCATCTTATTGAATATTTTCTGAAttatatcccacatatgattatGAAAGCTCCCGTTTCATGTCAGCCATAATTTTaatggcataatacataaataggcccTTAAACTTgacctcagctggcaagtatgccctccaactctgggtgtgcacaagtaggcacctcaacttgtataaagttgaacatgtaaacacaaatgctgacgtgacaTTGACTTGGCACTGACATGGCCCTTCAAAATTTATGTGACACGTCAGTGTcatgtcagcatttgtgtttacatgtTCAATTTTAtataagttgaggtgcctacttgtgcacacccaaaattGGATGACATACTTcccagctgaggccaagtttaaGGGTTTGTTTATAAGATATTTGTCATGTATTTGCTATATATTACCTTAGATTTAGTTGTAACAATAAgcaatctttctttctttcccttCTTTTTTATAAAAGCATTATATTTTTTACGAACTTCATTATTTtctgaacaaaaaataaaaacagaAAGTTCGCTATAAAAAACTTTTAGTGAACCAAAAATTTGAGAGCCTAAAACTTTACAAGCCTTCTCGGAGCCTCCCTGTTTCCCACGTAGATGACATCCTGCAAATCCATAAACATGAGAAAGTGGGCAACAACTAAACCTGAACTTAGAAGATAATCGAAACATGAGACTTGCCAAATGGTGACATCTGTTTCTGTTGAGAGCAtgattaaattaaataaaaacaaGTTCTCTCTAATAACTTAAATTTTCAGATGAGATGTTCACACGCTTCATTATTTAATGGTGACATCTAATACTCAATTTTCAGAGCAGACAGAGGTCTTGGATTTTAGTCTCTACGCCATTATTGTAAAAAGATTTTTTTATGTGCTTTGCCCATTAAGGGGCGTATTGAGAAAATGCGAAATTTATATTTTGACTCACACAACTAATATTATAATTGCGTGCAACTTCTTTTgtatcaccaaaaaaaaaaaaaaaatgaaaagtattTGTGCATCCTGATATTTTTGCTATTTTGAGGAGTAAGAGGTGAGATCAAtggtagaaaaaaaaaaaaaaaagaaaagtaaataCTACTAACACTTTTGGATTTCGATTTTAGTTATTTCGATTTTAGTTATTGATAAATTCTGACTTTAATCTATGACAATTGATCAAGTGCATCTAATCTTCAATTACTTAAAATTTACATTTTTTATCATTTTGCTCATAAATATTCATAAATTTATCAATTATTATATTGTTCCAACTCTTAATTACCCATATGGTATGTTAAATTTATTCAATTACTTGATATGTGATGGTAAGAGAGTCCTAAAAGTGGTCCAAGTAGATCTTTTAGGAGTAAATCAAAAGTTCCAATCATCTTCTTTTTTGCCACCgatgctttttttttcttttatatttttttttaattaaatagggGGTTAGGGGAAGGGAATTACAACTTGTGATTCAAACCCTTACCAATAAGATGGaagttcaggtagtcaaccaactgagctactagattccTACTGCCACTGATGCTTAATTCATCGGGTACGGTTAATTTTGCATATTGGGTTAACTATGCTAATGCACTTCGTTTATTAATATTGCAACTGAATTTTCATCAATATAATAAGAATTTTAAATCGTGAAGTTTAATCACAAagagaaaagaggaaaaaagacGGTTGAAACctaaaaagaaggaaagaaaaaaaaaaaaaaaaggaagaagaaaggaGAAAATAACATTAATGCTAAGGACTTCTTATCTTTTCCTTATTTTAGACCGACCAAGAACTAAAAGACCCAATTGAAATTTATTTTGTTTTCTCCGTATTTATAGTCAATTCGTTCCTTCCTAATTAAGGGAAAATCGCTTGCAGGGAGGGACTACAAGAATAATAGCGTTGTTCTATGTAGtgtattttgatttttgatttatgACACAATCATTCAGCGCATTTTATGGTATTACCAAAAAAACCAAAAATACCTACACAGATTTATATAGTTAAGCTCGTTGTTttaagaaaatgaaatgaaaatgaaaaatgtATCACacataaaattaattttaaattgtCAATATGTAGTGTTACCGAGGTGTTATTATGTGATAGAAAATGTCTATCAAAGTAAAAGATAAATTCTAGTATAGATATGACCGGCAATATTTATAATAGTGAATATTGAGTTGCTAACGTCGAACATCCATTCAAGATGTATATAGATGTGCGGTCATGCTAGGTTAGATAAAATTAAAAATGATCAAATTCACCGGAAGCCAGAAGATGCAAATAATTAACTAGCACATATAGaggataaaataagaaaatgTCACTCGACATGATTTCGTCATGTCCTGCAGATACATCATTTGGTCTAGAAGGTGTTATTGCAAAGATAATTTATCcgatctataaaaaaaaaaaaaaaacactacgcCTGTAGATAGAAAGTTATAATTCGGATGCAGTAAGGAGGTGGAAACAAGACATTTTATTCATATTAAACGAGCAAGATCTGATCTTACATTCATGGTCACCATTTTATATGCCATGAAAACATAAAACACTAGCTAGACAAGCAGATCTCTAATTAAGCTAGCTAGCTCACACACGATGATGTGTGTTTTTTTACTAACAAACACTATAGCTAGCTATATTTGTTCGTCCACCTTAGAAATGACACTGAGTAGGCTGGATGTTGCACATACGGGGAAGGTAACGAGCTCTCCCTAACATGTGCTCCGCCTGTTGGCCTTGGGTGCCGCGCTCTTGCGACACCATCCTCCTAAGTGCCTGACAGCGGCATTGAGTGTCCATGTTCCTCAATTCCTGGCAGCACTGTTGGAGATGCTCCTGTGCTTGGTTGCTCTTGTCTTCATCTGTCACCATGCTCAACTCATATTGGCGGCTTCTTGAAAGGTACATCCTGCAATTAGAGACGAAATTCAGGATTTGAGTTTTATGAGCTTGAATTCATTGGAATATGTTATTCGTAATTATTTTGCAAAATTTCAAACACAAGTCCGAACTCCATAACGGGTACACTACATCCGCCCATGCATGTTTGTAATTAATGATGTAGGCAAAAAATTTATGAGAATACTGTCAAGTTATTGTTATTTCCTTTgtgttaagaaaaaaaaaagtaataaacaTTTACACAAACCTAAAATATCTAATATTAGTCTTGTGACTATATCTCGTTTaaggataaaataaaaatttaaagtgAAATTAACTCTAATTAATCAAGAAAAGTAACTTGAATTCTTTTTTCAAGCCGATAGAAAAGGAAGACGAAAGTATGACACATAGATTGAGACATAGGAGGTACACTTCTGACTTGTAATATTGGATTTGagtaaaaaattattattattataaagaCTTTGCTTTCTGCCTCAAATTCATATTCACCTTGTATGACTGATCTACTGTGTGTatgtaaaaataatatatttacacagtcacacacacatatatataaattaattaccTGCAGTGGTTGAGCCTCTGCCTCTGGATCTGTTCTTGGCAACTTTGTGACGGATTGTCGATATCGTCCTCCGTCACGGTGATGGTGAAGCTGTTAGCACTTGCAACGGCTAACAAGCACAGCAAAAGAGCTGCAGCAAGTGAAAGCTTGGCCATTGCAACCGTACTGAGATGTGTTTAAATCTTTTGGTGATTAATTAATTGCCAGTGCAATTGTGATGGTGAAGTACTCGGTTTAAGGTTGTATTTATAGCAGATTCAATGCTTTGCATGACAAGTACGTGTTGAATGAAAGGTAAAAAGGCAATTGGAAATATTTGTATGAGAGGAAGACGTGTGCAGCCCCAAAGAAATGCTTCGACACGTTTGTAATTTACATGCAAATAATAATGCTCATTTTGAATATTCTTTTGAAGAAGCATTTGAGTAGTGTGGTTAGCGGTTACATATAGAGCCATCTTCATTTGGCTTCTTCTGCGAGGAGTACGTATGACTCGATCGATTTAATTTCTTGGAGATCTCATTCATTAAATTAAATAATTCATGTGGCTTATATATAGGtgcaaaatatatacataacacaCATGAATGAGACTACTGTTAGCATGATAAATTCTTATAACAAATATGATACTAGGAAACAAAATAATTAAAGATTAGTATTTAGTAGGGTAGAACAATGTGCCTGTTTGAGCCATATTGAACTGTAGACGGACTAAATCTTCCTCTCTATTATCCGATCTCGTTATGGCAGCGTTAATTATACAACAACCTCACACCTTTTGGTATATTTCAAGTGATGATACAAATACGCCAAATAGAGGTGCCTTATATAAGGGTTAGTTTGATTTCCTTTCTTAAATGACGAATCAAACCCAACATTCTCGGTTTTAGTAAAAttgaaaatcaaataaaataaattgaTTATTATGCTGGTTTCATTCGGTTTTAAATTTGGTTAGACTTTTTCGATTTTTTATTAGCACCTTTATTTGACGCCACTTAAAATTGTCGATATCTTAGTTGGGTTTCTCGAACCACCAATGAAACAGGGTGCATGCAGGTACCTGTTAGGATATGTATACACCATTATGTTTTGTACACAGTTAGTAAATACATTTTTACATCAATAAATTAAATTCACATAGATATAGACTCATCTAATGAAGTGAAGAAGTATAAACGGCAATGTTAAAAATGTTTCGTCGTCTCCATTACTCATTAGCAATATAACGTCGTACTACTAGTTAATTTCTACCATAAACGGATACGGAATTAACAAGGAATTGACAGGGTTAACCAATGTAACATGTCAAAATGGAATAATCAATAACATGATTAGATTAATCTTTCACCAAGTGTTTCTCGGCGTtaaaatttgattatcatttgcCACTGCAAAATAGATTAATCACATAGTATTGTTTCAATTTAGAGTTTAATAAGTTATATGTACTATTAGTATAATTTTACTTGTTATTAGAGAGACTTTGATTTGTTTTCAAGATTATAACCCGACATTTTAAGTAAGCTTACCTGTAGATAGTGTAATAGAATCTTTATATATATTTGATGCCATTATATTAGTCGGTGGCGGAGCCACGTCTATCCTAGGAGTGTTGACTCAACCCGCTCGAAAGCTACCCAAAAAATTGATGCCATTATATTAGTCGGTGGCGGAGCCACGTCTATCCAGGGAGTGTTGACTCAACCCGCTTGAAATCATGTATATATTACTATGTGTTGTATTCATAAATTCTTCGTAGGTTTACTTTTCAAATTTTAACACCCATTAATAAAAATCCTCATTCCGTCATATTAGTGTGGCCGAAACCTCTGCTAAAGCAAGATTTGTGAGTAGCCGTTATATTCGCGTTTCGCGTGCATGCAGTACTAGAATGAAGTCtattaagaaaaagaaagagaaatttATTTCATACAAAACGAGTCTCCTTCATTTCATATCCGCCTTTACATAATACTTGAAACTTTCCATAAGATAAAATTAACCAAATACAAAGCAAATTAACTCTGGCTTACATACACACGATGGTGTGTTTATTATACTACTAAACTCTATTTTTATACTCAGCTTCTATATTAATTAGAAGCGGCACTGAGTAGGCTGAATGTTGCACATACGGGGAAGGTAACGAGCTCTCCCTAGCATGCGCTCTGCCTCATGGCCTTGGGTGCCTTGCTCTTGTGACACCATCCTCCTAAGTGCCTGACAGCGGCATTGAGTGTCCATGTTCCTCAATTCCTGGCAACATTGCTGGAGATGCTCCTGTGCTTGGTTGCTCTCATCGTCATCTGTCACAATGCTCAATTCATATTGGCAGCTTCTTGAAAGGTACATCCTGCAATCAGTAACATACGCAGAATTTTATGTAACTTTGACTCATTGTCAAAATTGGACTAGTAACAAATTTTTAGTTTGGGGCGGGGAGGTTGTGCTTGGGTTAAGCTTATAAATTGGTTGGTACACTAATTAAAATGCTTATAATTTCAAGTGCTTATGAATCAAAATCAATCAAAGTCACAAATTGATCAGTCCTAACTTATAAATTTAGAAGTACGTTTAGTTTGACCAAACCTTTTATGATTTTATCCCTATCTTTTGTAATTTTCTAAATACTCTTCCTAAAATATACTTCATAGTAGCTTTTAGTTCTCTCTCTATTATATTTTCGtcattctttctctttttatGTGAAAATACTCTACGTTTGTACTTTCTAAAATAGTTTCAAGGACATTTTAACGTTAAAAATGCTTACCAACACCTATTTACCAAACGGGTTAATCGCTTATTTTCAGTTGTAGTACTTCAATCCAAACATATAATTGTTTATTTGTAAATCCACATAACTAATCCAAAGAGGCTGTCAGtctaagactatatgtatatttTAAAATTCTAATTTCTGTCACAAATTTACACACAAAATTTAACCTGCAGTGGTTCAACCTCTGCCTCTGGATCTGCTCTTGACACCTTTGTGACCCCTGATTTTCCATATCATCCTCCGTCACGGTGACTGTGAAGGTGTTAGCAGTTGCAACGGCTAACAAGCACAAAAGAAGAGCTGCAACAAGTGAAATTTTTGCCATGGCAACAGTGAGATGTGTTTAATTAATTGTTTTTGGTGATTAATTGCTAGTGCTTCTGATGGTATTGGTTTTAAGGGTTGTTTTATAGCTAGTCCGATGATTTGCATGGTAAGTACGTGTTGGATAACTTCTAATTAATTAGGTAGATGAAGAAAGTTAATTATACGTGGCTGGCTTCAACCTTCCTTGTGTCAGTTTTAAGTTTTAACATGCAAATGCTGCCGAAAAGCTCTTTGTTTGAATTTtacaactttttattttttatttttatgaggttccgtccatatacatatatcatcatgTTCATCAGTGTGGTTTTGCAGATTGTCCACTTTCtcgatttatttatttttgtaaaTTAATGATCCAAAAAACAAAATTGGGAGTCTTCTTGAAACAAGTAAGTTtctagaccttaaaaataaaaaaaattactccGTATCATCATAAATTGTGCAAGGATTTGTCTATGTTTGATAAGGATGAATTGGTGACCCAAAATCTTTAATTTGAGGGTCATATTTACTGTCACTTGTCAAATAAAGACAACTTTCAAACACAAAATGCATAGTTGTGTGAGGCACAAAATAAAGCTTCGCGACGTTTATATGCTCTAAGAATGTCACGCGTTACACTTCAGGTATTTAATTGATTGTCGGCTATGTATGTCTTAGTATATCTTTTTGAAAAACATTGACTTGAATTGTTCTTATATAATCAGTATACTATTTTTAATAGTAATTTGGAATTCTTAATTTGTATTAAGGGTTTAAATGGATACCCTTAATACAATCTTACGTTGTCAAACTTAAACAAATGAAAAAGCACAAAGAACATATTGAATAAGCAGAAAAAGATCTTACACTTACTATTAGTCTATATATTGTTTACTGTATTGTTTATTATTAAAATACCACTGAAAACTAGTATAGTCGGTATGATCAAAATTTAAAGCCTATCATCCACATTTGAACTTGTTTTAATAATGAGTCAACAATAACCAACTAATTAAACAAGAAAAGCGATGGACTTTCATTTGAATAATAAATTTGAAGAGATATAAACGAGCAGATTCCTCTACGACCATACAACATCATTTTCTTTTTCGTTTTCTTCTTTTGGTGTCTCAAATTGATTACAGTACTCAACTTCAGAGTCATGTAATATTGGTTTTCTTTACTTCTCCCATCTCTTCATGGCCATTGCCACTAGAAAATGTGTGTAAGAGAAACCTTGTAGTAATATATAAAAGACAAAAAATCAGTGCAATATAATGCTATCatcaagaaaggaaaaaaaaaaaaaggcaaaggcTGAATTATATACTTCccggttaagcacctccacccacgaccggtaggtcctgggttcgagtcacactggaggggaagtgtggaaacactataaatcctcctaaatgggagggaaaaaaaataaaaaaaaatacttcccGGTCCCATGGTGGTGTTAACTTAAAACGTAATTTAAGAAATACGGAAAAGATTTGATGCATATGCTAAATATATGTAAAGTACCAAAATCGCTTTTACCGCCAACAATTAATAAAGGGAAAAGGATAAAAAATACTCTTCTG
Protein-coding sequences here:
- the LOC132617059 gene encoding 2S seed storage albumin protein-like, which produces MAKLSLAAALLLCLLAVASANSFTITVTEDDIDNPSQSCQEQIQRQRLNHCRMYLSRSRQYELSMVTDEDKSNQAQEHLQQCCQELRNMDTQCRCQALRRMVSQERGTQGQQAEHMLGRARYLPRMCNIQPTQCHF
- the LOC132617571 gene encoding 2S seed storage albumin protein-like isoform X1 gives rise to the protein MAKISLVAALLLCLLAVATANTFTVTVTEDDMENQGSQRCQEQIQRQRLNHCRMYLSRSCQYELSIVTDDDESNQAQEHLQQCCQELRNMDTQCRCQALRRMVSQEQGTQGHEAERMLGRARYLPRMCNIQPTQCRF
- the LOC132617571 gene encoding 2S seed storage albumin protein-like isoform X2 — its product is MAKISLVAALLLCLLAVATANTFTVTVTEDDMENQGSQRCQEQIQRQRMYLSRSCQYELSIVTDDDESNQAQEHLQQCCQELRNMDTQCRCQALRRMVSQEQGTQGHEAERMLGRARYLPRMCNIQPTQCRF